One stretch of Candidatus Nitrosotenuis cloacae DNA includes these proteins:
- a CDS encoding ArnT family glycosyltransferase, translated as MILLLILGVSSFTHLWNPVGFPEIFYDEGVYMQRTIHVINGDGPQVAKFYDHPFFGQVFLGSILYSVGYPDALNPNGTDPESLKSLYLIPRVLMGLLAIFDTFLIYKIAQKQYNSRIAVFASLLFAVMPMTWITRRILLDSILLPFVLLSILFMVCSKNSTKKNWLVLFSGMFLGLAILTKIPSFTMIPLVIYLAYSYHKDKRLLVLLLVPILLIPMIWPAYSIIHDQFEYWKKDVLWQSQRQNSGIQNTALSFGAIDPVLFGLGITGVIYSVMRKNVFVLLWILPFIVFLSLIGYTQYFHWMLVLPGFCVAAAVLISDLGKNHTKEKIKQYAPILSMTVIASFGLVSTILLLSLDVTANQFESAVFAANYASDHNGVVLAGPHHSWIYNGILEMNLYQDYSVMLFDKAPSDYVLLADPHFHLDSYRGDVLEQVYNSTTPIKSFTSMKSNYDVYQYPYSSLGYNYDAGLIEIRSSPDLAD; from the coding sequence TTGATCTTACTTTTGATCCTCGGAGTGTCATCATTTACACACCTTTGGAATCCTGTTGGGTTTCCAGAGATCTTTTATGATGAAGGAGTCTACATGCAGCGCACCATTCATGTCATAAATGGGGATGGCCCACAGGTGGCAAAGTTCTATGACCATCCGTTTTTTGGTCAGGTGTTTTTAGGCTCTATTTTGTATTCGGTTGGTTATCCTGATGCGCTAAACCCTAATGGAACTGATCCAGAATCTCTCAAATCATTATACCTGATACCGAGGGTTTTGATGGGATTGCTTGCGATATTTGATACCTTTCTGATTTACAAGATTGCACAAAAACAATACAATTCCAGAATAGCAGTTTTTGCGTCATTGCTTTTTGCCGTGATGCCGATGACTTGGATTACCAGAAGAATATTGCTTGATTCTATTTTGTTGCCGTTTGTGCTGTTGTCTATTTTGTTTATGGTCTGCTCTAAAAACTCCACAAAAAAGAACTGGCTGGTGCTATTCTCTGGCATGTTTCTTGGATTGGCAATACTAACCAAGATTCCATCATTTACAATGATTCCATTGGTGATCTATCTGGCTTATTCATATCACAAAGACAAAAGATTGCTCGTGCTGTTGTTGGTTCCTATATTGTTAATTCCGATGATTTGGCCCGCATACAGCATAATCCATGACCAGTTTGAGTATTGGAAAAAGGATGTTTTGTGGCAGTCCCAACGCCAAAATTCAGGCATCCAAAATACAGCATTATCGTTTGGGGCAATTGATCCTGTATTGTTTGGGCTTGGAATTACCGGCGTGATTTATTCTGTAATGCGGAAAAACGTCTTCGTGTTATTGTGGATTCTGCCGTTTATAGTATTTTTAAGTCTGATTGGTTATACACAGTATTTTCATTGGATGCTAGTCTTGCCTGGCTTTTGTGTTGCAGCTGCTGTTTTGATTTCAGATTTAGGGAAAAATCATACCAAAGAAAAAATCAAACAGTATGCTCCAATTCTATCTATGACTGTAATTGCATCATTTGGTCTTGTCAGCACTATTCTGTTACTGAGTTTGGATGTAACTGCAAACCAGTTCGAGTCTGCAGTATTTGCCGCAAACTATGCCTCAGATCACAATGGTGTGGTGCTTGCAGGGCCACATCACTCCTGGATATACAATGGTATCCTTGAGATGAATTTGTATCAAGATTATTCTGTAATGTTATTTGATAAAGCCCCATCTGACTATGTTCTATTGGCAGATCCTCATTTTCATTTGGATTCTTATCGCGGCGATGTCTTGGAGCAAGTTTACAACTCTACCACACCAATCAAATCCTTTACTAGTATGAAATCAAACTATGACGTGTACCAATATCCGTATTCCAGTCTTGGGTACAACTATGATGCCGGATTGATTGAAATCAGATCTAGCCCTGATTTGGCAGACTAG
- a CDS encoding Lrp/AsnC family transcriptional regulator, with protein sequence MTEIAFVLVKCETAHEMDVMRDLLKIDGVKEAHGTYGMYDIFVKVVGPDHKHVSDIITKQIRKTNNVLSTTTLSTIPEQGGK encoded by the coding sequence ATGACCGAGATTGCTTTTGTTTTGGTAAAATGCGAGACTGCTCACGAAATGGATGTGATGAGGGATTTGCTAAAAATCGATGGAGTAAAGGAAGCACATGGAACATATGGCATGTATGATATCTTTGTGAAGGTTGTAGGGCCAGACCACAAACACGTCTCTGATATCATAACAAAACAAATCCGAAAAACAAACAATGTCTTGTCCACCACCACTCTGTCCACCATTCCAGAGCAGGGCGGAAAATAA
- the purF gene encoding amidophosphoribosyltransferase, whose translation MVKVKENCGVVGIFSRDGSNVIPMVIDALRALQHRGQEAWGIAVPNKTPVKRLGLVSGASSEFQKITEEYASPAAIGHVRYSTVGRSSLENAQPLKVKDLCIAHNGTIANVAELANMVGGCTFTPQSSSDTMIAAQRLVSLMSTNGKLGAALSILKNEMAGSYCFTFVSDDNAVYAARDPRGFRPMVLGLKEDGQVSIVASESSAISAIGAKLVRDVVPGELLKFSKTGMESEMFSEAKQRAHCSFEFTYFAHPSSKMEGTNIYVARKRIGQFLAKKFPITDADLVIPVPDSARPAALGYAQELKLQFDEGLLKDRYSKKGPLRSFIEPHQSDRVEINRWIIPITEIINGKHVIIIDDSLVRGTSSKAIIKALRRAGARKISMLITYPPIKYPCYAGIDFPSQEELATGANQEGTDAEIIEKIRSDIGADFLGYNDAQNLAAAVGIPHDSLCFTCTTGNYDTLGIKPTFKTREEMKGE comes from the coding sequence ATGGTTAAAGTAAAAGAAAATTGTGGTGTGGTTGGAATCTTTAGCCGCGATGGCTCTAATGTCATTCCTATGGTAATTGATGCGCTACGTGCACTACAGCACCGAGGACAAGAAGCGTGGGGAATAGCAGTCCCAAACAAGACTCCGGTAAAACGACTAGGCTTGGTTTCAGGGGCATCATCAGAATTTCAAAAGATAACTGAAGAATATGCATCACCTGCAGCAATTGGACATGTAAGATATTCAACAGTTGGTCGAAGCAGTCTGGAAAATGCTCAACCTCTAAAGGTAAAGGATCTCTGCATTGCACACAATGGTACAATAGCAAATGTAGCGGAATTGGCCAACATGGTTGGTGGATGCACATTCACCCCGCAAAGCTCCAGTGATACGATGATTGCAGCCCAGCGCTTGGTATCACTAATGTCTACCAATGGAAAATTGGGCGCAGCTTTATCCATTCTAAAAAACGAGATGGCGGGCTCGTATTGCTTTACTTTTGTGTCTGATGATAATGCAGTTTATGCAGCACGTGACCCACGAGGCTTCAGGCCAATGGTTTTGGGCTTAAAGGAAGACGGTCAAGTATCAATTGTAGCATCAGAGTCATCTGCCATTTCGGCAATTGGCGCAAAGCTGGTCCGAGATGTCGTGCCGGGTGAGCTCCTAAAATTCAGCAAGACTGGAATGGAATCTGAAATGTTCTCAGAAGCAAAACAGCGAGCACATTGCTCATTTGAGTTTACGTATTTTGCACACCCATCATCCAAGATGGAGGGAACCAATATCTACGTCGCAAGAAAAAGAATCGGACAGTTCTTGGCAAAAAAATTCCCAATTACTGATGCGGATTTGGTCATTCCAGTTCCGGACTCTGCAAGACCTGCCGCACTTGGATATGCGCAAGAGCTAAAACTACAATTCGATGAAGGTCTACTCAAGGACAGATATAGCAAAAAAGGACCACTGCGCAGCTTTATTGAGCCACACCAGTCCGATCGAGTGGAGATTAATCGCTGGATCATACCAATTACCGAAATCATAAACGGAAAGCACGTAATCATAATTGATGACAGTCTGGTCAGAGGTACCAGCTCAAAGGCAATCATCAAGGCGCTAAGACGAGCAGGTGCTAGAAAAATCAGCATGCTAATTACATATCCACCAATCAAATATCCCTGCTATGCCGGAATTGATTTCCCATCACAGGAAGAGCTGGCAACTGGCGCAAATCAGGAAGGCACAGACGCAGAAATCATTGAGAAAATTCGTAGTGATATCGGTGCTGACTTTTTGGGATATAATGATGCACAAAATCTAGCCGCCGCAGTTGGAATCCCACATGATTCACTATGTTTTACCTGCACTACTGGAAACTATGACACACTTGGCATAAAACCAACCTTCAAAACAAGAGAAGAGATGAAGGGCGAATAA
- the purL gene encoding phosphoribosylformylglycinamidine synthase subunit PurL: MSLQKEELEYLSKKIGRQPNDTEKYIVAAEWSEHCSYKSSKKHLKMLPNKGARVIHEKGYDSGVLDVGDGYVVTVHIESHNHPSAVEPYGGAATGVGGVIRDILSAGTRPIALLDGLRFGDIQKDSHARWLFKNAVTGIADYGNCLGIPTVGGEVEFDKCYSNYALVDVASVGFGKKERLIKNQARAGDVVVLMGGSTGRDGIGGAQFASDSLETEDRSAVQIPDPFIEKLIIEATLEARNQGLIKAIKDLGGGGLSCAISETADALGVGITLDVNKVHTREPNMKPSEIMTSESQERMLIITDKKRLGKLQQICKKFRVSCSVIGKVTGDKIMKVTDGNSVLASMPAEIVANAQLLDRPSKEPTYLKELQKRKEPTPPKDLSKTILRLLSSPNIASKIWVYGQYDHEVGIRTVVKPGSDAAVLRLDNGKYLAVKIDGNPKYCYLDPYHGAMGCFEEACRNVVCTGASPIGMVDHLQFGNPENPEIFWTFLQSLKGITEFCKFFDIPCVGGKVSLYNETPQGPIKPTPLIGVLGLIEKTPLKPQKIESGDALVMIGVTKDELGGSEYYEHIHDFIGGKAPKISLAESKKNMNTVLAIIQKQKVRAAHDCAKGGLAVAISELSMTSQIGCVVSLQDIPQEKLDNAKLLFSESHSRYLLVVERSNLDSVLDDLKKAKVNHAKIGTFQGNEIIFSNQKKRIVKLRVDKAHEKWFNSLRDLVLHG, translated from the coding sequence ATGAGTCTCCAAAAAGAGGAACTAGAGTATCTGAGCAAAAAAATAGGCAGGCAGCCAAATGACACGGAAAAATACATTGTGGCAGCTGAATGGTCAGAGCACTGCTCGTACAAGTCATCAAAAAAACATCTCAAAATGTTGCCAAACAAGGGCGCACGCGTCATCCACGAAAAAGGATATGATTCTGGAGTGCTCGATGTGGGTGATGGATATGTCGTTACCGTCCATATAGAATCACACAACCATCCATCAGCTGTAGAGCCATATGGTGGTGCGGCAACCGGAGTCGGTGGCGTCATACGGGATATCTTGTCTGCCGGTACAAGACCGATTGCATTACTAGATGGTTTGAGATTTGGTGATATTCAAAAAGACTCACATGCAAGATGGTTATTCAAAAATGCGGTAACTGGAATTGCAGACTATGGAAATTGCTTAGGTATTCCAACTGTCGGTGGCGAAGTAGAGTTTGACAAATGTTATTCTAATTATGCACTGGTGGATGTCGCATCGGTTGGGTTTGGAAAAAAAGAGAGACTGATCAAAAACCAGGCAAGAGCAGGAGATGTCGTGGTGTTGATGGGAGGATCTACCGGACGAGATGGAATCGGTGGTGCCCAGTTTGCATCAGATTCTCTGGAAACCGAGGACCGTTCTGCAGTGCAAATTCCAGACCCATTCATTGAAAAATTAATCATAGAGGCAACACTTGAGGCGCGAAATCAGGGACTAATCAAGGCAATCAAAGACTTGGGCGGGGGTGGATTATCATGCGCAATTTCAGAGACTGCAGATGCGCTAGGCGTTGGAATAACACTTGATGTAAACAAGGTCCACACCAGAGAGCCAAACATGAAGCCCTCTGAGATAATGACCTCAGAATCACAGGAGCGCATGCTGATAATAACCGACAAGAAGCGACTTGGCAAACTACAGCAAATATGCAAAAAGTTCCGCGTAAGCTGCTCCGTGATTGGCAAGGTGACTGGAGATAAAATAATGAAGGTAACTGATGGCAATTCAGTTTTGGCATCAATGCCTGCAGAAATAGTAGCAAACGCACAACTGCTTGATAGGCCATCAAAAGAGCCAACCTATCTCAAAGAACTGCAAAAAAGAAAAGAGCCCACACCACCAAAGGATCTCTCCAAGACAATTCTGAGATTACTATCAAGCCCAAATATTGCAAGCAAGATCTGGGTGTACGGCCAATATGATCATGAGGTTGGAATCAGAACCGTAGTCAAGCCGGGTTCTGATGCCGCCGTATTACGATTAGATAATGGGAAATATCTTGCAGTAAAAATCGATGGCAACCCCAAGTATTGTTATTTGGACCCATACCATGGCGCAATGGGTTGCTTTGAGGAAGCATGCAGAAATGTTGTCTGTACTGGTGCATCGCCAATTGGAATGGTTGATCATTTACAGTTTGGCAATCCAGAAAATCCAGAAATTTTTTGGACCTTTTTGCAATCACTAAAGGGAATCACCGAGTTTTGCAAATTCTTTGATATTCCATGCGTTGGCGGAAAGGTCAGCCTATACAATGAAACACCGCAAGGTCCAATCAAGCCGACCCCATTGATTGGCGTGTTAGGTCTGATAGAAAAAACCCCGCTCAAACCGCAAAAAATCGAGTCAGGTGACGCACTTGTCATGATTGGTGTGACAAAGGACGAGCTCGGAGGCTCGGAATACTATGAACACATTCATGACTTCATTGGAGGTAAGGCACCAAAGATCAGTCTGGCCGAATCAAAAAAGAACATGAATACAGTACTAGCTATAATCCAAAAGCAAAAGGTGCGAGCGGCTCATGATTGCGCAAAGGGCGGACTAGCAGTTGCCATATCAGAACTATCTATGACTAGCCAGATTGGCTGTGTGGTGTCACTCCAAGACATTCCACAAGAAAAACTAGACAATGCTAAACTGTTATTTTCTGAGAGCCACTCTAGATATCTTTTGGTGGTGGAAAGATCAAATCTAGATTCCGTATTGGATGATCTGAAAAAGGCCAAAGTAAATCATGCAAAAATCGGCACATTCCAAGGAAATGAAATCATATTTTCAAATCAAAAAAAACGGATTGTCAAACTAAGGGTTGATAAGGCACATGAAAAGTGGTTTAATTCACTGAGGGATCTGGTACTGCATGGTTAA
- the purQ gene encoding phosphoribosylformylglycinamidine synthase subunit PurQ has product MRVGVIVFPGSNCDRDMYHVLQDVFKLDVQYFWHEDKLPKNLDAVVLPGGFSYGDRLRAGVIAAHSPVISDVKKMAEKGMPVLGVCNGFQILVESELLPGVLLKNTSLNFMCRWTDLIVKNNHTPFTSKFKIGQQIPIPIANGEGRYYVDKKTLDSLKKNNQIVFQYGSNINDSINDIAGICNKEGNVVGMMPHPERAVEPELNPKDAKPSNMIFQSLIATIGARK; this is encoded by the coding sequence GTGAGAGTGGGCGTAATTGTCTTTCCGGGCAGCAACTGCGATCGCGACATGTATCATGTTTTACAGGATGTGTTCAAGCTGGATGTGCAATATTTCTGGCATGAGGACAAACTCCCAAAGAATCTAGATGCCGTAGTTTTGCCAGGCGGATTCTCCTATGGGGATAGGTTGCGTGCAGGGGTAATTGCAGCCCACAGTCCAGTCATTTCCGATGTCAAAAAGATGGCAGAAAAAGGAATGCCTGTTTTAGGCGTATGCAATGGGTTTCAAATCTTGGTGGAATCCGAATTGCTCCCAGGCGTTTTGCTAAAGAACACATCACTAAACTTCATGTGCCGCTGGACCGATCTTATAGTAAAAAATAATCATACTCCGTTTACATCAAAATTCAAAATCGGACAACAAATCCCAATTCCTATTGCTAATGGCGAGGGCAGATACTATGTTGACAAGAAAACCTTGGACTCTTTGAAGAAAAACAATCAGATAGTATTCCAGTATGGAAGCAACATCAATGATTCCATAAATGACATTGCGGGAATCTGCAACAAAGAGGGAAACGTAGTCGGAATGATGCCGCATCCAGAGCGTGCAGTTGAGCCTGAGCTAAACCCCAAAGACGCAAAACCATCGAACATGATATTCCAGTCTCTGATTGCCACAATTGGTGCAAGAAAATGA
- a CDS encoding cyclic nucleotide-binding/CBS domain-containing protein, with protein sequence MAYIRDIMNKHVVTIPKDASCLEASKILLDKDISFLVVTEGDNPIGIISEADYVRKLAVNDKRASEARVSEVMSPKFRWVEPTTTIEDAVQKMLNNKIRRLVVLENQKLVGVITQTDLAAHLRSRLLIDETVKSIKTD encoded by the coding sequence ATGGCCTACATCCGAGACATAATGAACAAACATGTTGTTACCATTCCAAAGGATGCGTCTTGCCTTGAGGCGTCAAAGATCCTACTAGACAAGGACATTTCGTTTTTGGTGGTAACCGAGGGTGACAATCCAATTGGAATAATATCAGAGGCCGACTATGTGCGAAAACTGGCAGTAAACGACAAGCGTGCTTCCGAGGCACGCGTATCTGAGGTAATGTCACCCAAATTCCGATGGGTAGAGCCAACCACGACAATAGAGGATGCCGTGCAAAAGATGCTAAACAACAAGATTCGAAGGCTCGTAGTACTGGAGAATCAAAAACTAGTAGGAGTTATAACACAAACAGACCTAGCGGCGCACCTTCGAAGCAGACTCTTAATCGATGAAACTGTAAAATCAATAAAGACCGACTAG
- the purS gene encoding phosphoribosylformylglycinamidine synthase subunit PurS, which yields MPLFEVQVIIENKSGMNDPEGETILNDLVLKGSFSSVKKVRSAKMLKFQINSTTKQSAETTIKKLCNDLRIYNPMVSKVTFTAKPL from the coding sequence TTGCCACTTTTTGAAGTCCAAGTAATAATAGAAAACAAGTCAGGAATGAACGACCCCGAAGGCGAAACAATACTAAATGATCTGGTGCTCAAGGGAAGCTTTTCTTCAGTCAAAAAGGTGCGCTCTGCCAAAATGCTCAAGTTTCAAATTAATTCCACCACAAAGCAATCAGCAGAGACTACAATCAAAAAACTCTGCAATGATCTGAGAATCTACAATCCTATGGTAAGCAAGGTAACATTTACCGCAAAGCCGCTCTAG
- the tatC gene encoding twin-arginine translocase subunit TatC, which yields MSELSGIFAHLSELRSRITRIVIAIGAIIVFLLSFRAEPFLYEGYKLYYPFPDPMHNLAAQITNYMRISLVPENVQLIQTAPGQAFYAQVYVAALVGIVISMPIIVREMTRFIAPALSEKEVNSIKKIAIPAIGLFVTGVVFSYFTVIPFMLDFLYQYGESAGLVTFLNVMDFVTFVLQFLLAFGVAFQLPLIMYAATASGLVGVKFWRNNIRYAIVALIIVGAAVTPDGSGVTMWFISGPMIGLYLAGMVILERRESKIKRVKSES from the coding sequence ATGTCAGAGCTTAGCGGAATCTTTGCGCATCTATCGGAGTTAAGATCTCGGATAACCAGAATAGTAATAGCAATTGGCGCAATCATTGTATTTTTGTTATCATTTAGGGCAGAGCCATTTTTGTATGAAGGCTACAAACTGTACTATCCGTTTCCGGACCCAATGCACAACTTGGCAGCACAAATCACTAATTACATGCGAATCAGCCTAGTACCGGAAAATGTGCAATTGATTCAGACTGCACCAGGGCAAGCGTTCTATGCTCAAGTCTATGTTGCGGCTCTGGTTGGAATTGTAATATCCATGCCAATAATAGTTAGAGAGATGACCAGGTTCATCGCACCAGCCCTGTCCGAAAAAGAGGTTAATTCTATAAAAAAAATAGCAATTCCCGCAATCGGACTTTTTGTAACAGGTGTGGTGTTTTCGTATTTTACAGTCATTCCTTTCATGCTGGACTTTTTGTACCAGTATGGGGAATCAGCAGGACTGGTGACATTTCTGAATGTGATGGACTTTGTCACATTTGTATTGCAATTTTTGCTGGCATTTGGGGTTGCATTTCAGCTACCACTGATAATGTATGCAGCAACAGCATCGGGATTGGTTGGAGTAAAATTTTGGCGAAACAACATCAGATATGCAATAGTTGCCCTGATCATAGTAGGTGCCGCAGTAACTCCTGATGGAAGTGGTGTTACAATGTGGTTTATCTCTGGCCCCATGATTGGACTGTATCTGGCAGGCATGGTTATTTTGGAGCGACGCGAGAGCAAGATTAAAAGAGTTAAATCTGAGAGCTGA
- a CDS encoding twin-arginine translocase TatA/TatE family subunit, whose product MLQTVAGFIAGQEWIFIAIAAGIIIFGAKKIPDLARTLGKSRGEYEKGKIEAEKELKDLKEKKD is encoded by the coding sequence ATGCTACAAACCGTTGCAGGGTTCATCGCAGGGCAGGAATGGATCTTTATTGCAATAGCAGCAGGCATCATCATATTTGGTGCAAAAAAGATTCCAGACCTAGCAAGAACGCTGGGAAAATCACGCGGTGAATACGAAAAGGGCAAAATCGAGGCAGAAAAAGAGCTCAAAGACCTCAAAGAGAAGAAAGACTAG
- a CDS encoding SRPBCC family protein, giving the protein MPKIVIERIIHSERQRVFDIVANYENFQNILPKYFPSVRIRSIRENIAIVEEHLRLGDKELVMTTKHVTKYPESHDVFVLGGDAKGSHISETYDKVPEGTKLTIIADINLRGMMKIAGLFAKSKIQAEFSKIIDEFCVIAEKP; this is encoded by the coding sequence TTGCCAAAGATTGTCATAGAGAGAATAATCCACTCAGAGCGGCAACGAGTTTTTGACATTGTAGCAAACTATGAGAATTTCCAAAACATCTTACCCAAATATTTCCCATCAGTCCGGATAAGATCCATCAGAGAAAACATTGCCATAGTAGAAGAGCATCTCAGATTGGGAGACAAGGAACTGGTCATGACAACAAAGCATGTTACAAAATACCCAGAATCTCATGATGTCTTTGTTTTGGGCGGTGATGCCAAGGGCTCCCACATATCTGAAACATATGACAAAGTCCCAGAGGGAACAAAGCTAACCATAATTGCAGACATTAATCTAAGAGGAATGATGAAGATCGCTGGCCTTTTTGCAAAATCCAAGATTCAAGCTGAATTTAGTAAAATAATTGACGAGTTTTGTGTAATAGCGGAAAAACCCTAG
- a CDS encoding UbiX family flavin prenyltransferase gives MKLVIGITGSTGVIYGVRILEVLKQLNIQTHLVITEWAKKCLAMETEHKLDYLKSISAEYSDDSNLASGISSGTFKHNGMIVIPCSMKTLSGIANGYDETLVARAAGVTLKESRKLVLVTRETPLTAINLENMLKLARLGVTILPPVPGFYTKPKSIEEIIDHTVGKCLDQFDIEHDLYKRWGS, from the coding sequence ATGAAGCTAGTAATTGGAATCACTGGCAGTACCGGAGTGATTTACGGAGTAAGAATACTGGAGGTTCTAAAGCAGCTAAATATCCAAACGCATTTGGTAATAACCGAGTGGGCAAAAAAATGCCTTGCAATGGAGACTGAACACAAGCTGGACTATCTCAAATCCATATCCGCAGAATATTCAGATGACTCTAATTTAGCGTCAGGAATCTCTTCTGGTACATTCAAGCACAATGGTATGATTGTGATCCCATGTTCAATGAAGACCTTGTCTGGTATAGCAAACGGATATGATGAAACCTTGGTGGCGCGAGCAGCTGGCGTCACACTAAAGGAATCAAGAAAACTTGTTCTGGTGACCAGAGAAACCCCACTGACTGCAATCAATTTGGAAAACATGCTCAAGCTAGCCAGACTTGGTGTAACCATACTTCCACCGGTTCCGGGATTTTACACAAAACCCAAGTCCATCGAGGAGATAATTGATCACACCGTAGGCAAATGTCTTGACCAGTTTGACATTGAGCATGACTTATACAAAAGATGGGGCAGCTAG